From a single Rosa rugosa chromosome 7, drRosRugo1.1, whole genome shotgun sequence genomic region:
- the LOC133721689 gene encoding uncharacterized protein LOC133721689: MLTSSKAKATVMRSLEDIMALLVFIFSQVNRTLLLYFLDFSLAVEVSADLEAGGARISSTISVSRIMDNIAGCFAHYSQQPGNEHVLTRLGSLKAQVNVIRDTQQDIKATQEDHHRRLAEIDREVQGFYRVCDTFPERQQRVFDTQQDIKATQEDHHRRLAEIDREVQGFHGECDTLLERQQRVFDYQEQVCQGQIRAVESLNRTIAETQRRMAPVRGWGQEVDDVIE, encoded by the exons ATGCTCACTTCTTCCAAGGCCAAGGCTACAGTGATGAGATCTTTAGAAGATATCATGGCTTTATTAGTCTTCATTTTCTCTCAGGTAAACAGAACTTTACTTCtctattttcttgatttttctcttgccGTGGAAGTGTCTGCCGATCTTGAGGCTGGAGGTGCCAGAATCTCGTCGACTATTTCTGTCTCTCGGATAATGGACAACATTGCCGGATGCTTTGCTCATTACAGTCAACAACCAGGAAATGAACATGTTCTCACCCGGCTTGGATCCTTAAAGGCACAGGTGAATGTCATCAGAGATACCCAGCAAGACATCAAAGCCACCCAGGAAGATCACCATCGTCGTTTGGCAGAGATCGACCGGGAAGTGCAGGGCTTCTACAGAGTGTGTGATACGTTCCCTGAGCGTCAGCAGAGGGTATTTGATACCCAGCAAGACATCAAAGCCACCCAGGAAGATCACCATCGCCGTTTGGCAGAGATCGACCGGGAAGTGCAGGGCTTCCACGGAGAGTGTGATACGCTCCTTGAGCGTCAGCAGAGGGTATTTGATTACCAGGAGCAAGTGTGTCAAGGCCAAATTCGAGCTGTGGAGTCTTTGAACAGGACTATTGCCGAA ACACAGAGGCGGATGGCGCCGGTGCGGGGGTGGGGGCAAGAAGTGGATGATGTGATCGAATGA